A window of Halobacillus naozhouensis genomic DNA:
GATGGCTAACCTTTCTATATTGAAAAATGGGAAGGCAAAAGCGATTCGATTTTCAACTTTAGAATCAATTTGTAAAGCCTTAGAATGTCAACCCGGAGATATTTTGGAATACCGTAATGATGAAGACACCCAAGATAATTAAAGGGGGGTAACATGGAATGAGATTGCTAAAACAACTCGTTCGTTTCGGTTGGGAGCAGGCACTATCATGCTTGTTTCCTGTCGTTATTTTTATCTCTTTGGCTGTTACAGAAATCATGCCACTCCCCGTCCTGCCACGGTATGACTGGCTGCTCATCATCTGCCTTCTGATGCAGTGGTGGATGGTGCGTTCTGGGCTTGAAACCCGGGATGAACTCAAGGTTATTACAGTATTTCACCTGATTGGGCTTGCTCTTGAACTTTTTAAGGTACATATGGGCTCCTGGTCGTATCCGGAAGAAGCATATTCCAAAATTTTAGGTGTACCTCTGTATAGCGGATTCATGTACGCAAGCGTGGCGAGTTATCTTTGCCAGGCGTGGAGGAGATTAAAGGTTGAACTGGTTAAGTGGCCGCCGCTTTTGGTAGTGGTACCTCTTGCGGCTGCGATTTATTTGAATTTTTTCACCCATCACTATTGGATTGACGTCCGCTTTTGGTTATCTGGACTTGTAATTATCGTCTTTTGGCAATCATGGGTCACATACGAGGTAGATGGAACTCGCTACCGTATGCCACTTGCACTTTCT
This region includes:
- a CDS encoding helix-turn-helix domain-containing protein, with the protein product MAIIINIDVMLAKRKMSVTELSEKVGITMANLSILKNGKAKAIRFSTLESICKALECQPGDILEYRNDEDTQDN
- a CDS encoding DUF817 domain-containing protein: MRLLKQLVRFGWEQALSCLFPVVIFISLAVTEIMPLPVLPRYDWLLIICLLMQWWMVRSGLETRDELKVITVFHLIGLALELFKVHMGSWSYPEEAYSKILGVPLYSGFMYASVASYLCQAWRRLKVELVKWPPLLVVVPLAAAIYLNFFTHHYWIDVRFWLSGLVIIVFWQSWVTYEVDGTRYRMPLALSFVLIGFFIWIAENIATYFGAWEYPYQTDAWSLVHLGKVSSWLLLVIVSFLIVATLKQVKGKDSLRIENNKKVESSI